One Williamsia sp. DF01-3 genomic region harbors:
- a CDS encoding DnaB-like helicase N-terminal domain-containing protein, translating into MTITAHDMVTDSESADEIPDAEPTLTVDQFPSHLGADISTEDAITTSVEAALLTALMWAPKDLAQQVRQIMTGPDRWNPFWSPAHTEIFNAVCSVLDEGGPATPVLVQARLYETGRLPRVEQHLFAIISPVQGPMVGGVELPHLAAKVIDQWYRRGYAGLLARMSQIRETVSVEELAGHWESLTGHQQRAEELWLTKRDQLARLHQGGTA; encoded by the coding sequence ATGACGATCACCGCACACGACATGGTCACCGACAGCGAGTCGGCCGACGAGATCCCGGACGCCGAACCCACCCTGACCGTCGATCAGTTCCCCAGCCACCTGGGCGCTGACATCAGCACCGAAGACGCCATCACCACCAGCGTCGAGGCCGCGCTACTGACCGCGTTGATGTGGGCACCGAAAGACCTTGCCCAGCAGGTCCGTCAGATCATGACCGGACCCGACCGGTGGAACCCGTTCTGGAGCCCCGCGCACACCGAGATCTTCAACGCCGTGTGCAGTGTCCTCGACGAAGGTGGACCAGCGACCCCGGTCCTGGTCCAAGCCCGCCTCTACGAGACCGGCCGGCTGCCGCGCGTCGAGCAGCATTTGTTCGCGATCATCTCCCCCGTGCAGGGCCCCATGGTTGGTGGTGTGGAACTGCCGCACCTGGCCGCCAAAGTGATCGACCAGTGGTACCGCCGCGGTTATGCCGGCCTGCTGGCCCGCATGTCCCAGATCCGCGAGACCGTCAGCGTCGAAGAGCTTGCCGGGCACTGGGAAAGCCTCACAGGTCACCAGCAGCGGGCCGAAGAACTTTGGCTGACCAAACGCGACCAGCTCGCCCGCTTGCACCAGGGAGGCACCGCATGA